The nucleotide window ATATGTTCTTTTAAACTATCGAGGGCTTTACTGGAACAACGAAATTACCTTCTTCTTCAAGTAACGGGGAAGTTTAATAGATAGTAGGATATATTTTGATCAGGAGGTGTATCATGCAAAAGGCAATCGTAGTTTATTATGTTACCGATAAGAAGAATAACTTAAGTGATTTAAGTTCTTTATTGTTGAAACTGCAGCATATTATGTAGCTTGGTTTGCTAAGTTGATTTAATGGGTTAATGCTAAATTAACGTGTACTATAGTAAAACTAGGAGTTGCTTCGGCAACTTTTTTTGTTGTGCCAACTAAAGGGGAGAATTGACCTCCATTATTTTCGGGGTTGTGGGAATATTAATGTTGACGTCAGGAAAATTATTGAATAAAATATTGGTAATTATCAAACAAAGGCAATGAAGGGAAAAAGTAAAATGATTTTGTTTTTCGCCAGAGAGCTTCGGTAGCTGAAAAGAAGCAAAAACATTCATTTGAACAATGGTCTCTGAGCTTCGTACCAAACGTAATTAGTATTAGTAGGATACGACGGGATTTGGCACTCGTTATTAATGTCACAGTATAAGAGTAGCAAATAATACTCCGTACTTGTTGAGGCCAATGGTGTGAGCTATTGGCAAATTAAGGTGGTACCGTGTGGAAATTCAAACCTCGCCCTTAACTATTTATTACAGTTAAGGGCGAGGTTTTTTTTGTTTTCAAAATTTAAATCATAGTAGGAGGTTTATCATTATGAGTATTTTTATTGGTGGGGCTTGGGCTTATGCAAACGGCTCATTACATTTGGGTCATATTTCGAGCTTGTTACCTGGGGATATTCTTGCGAGATATTATCGTTTAAAGGGAGAAAAAGTTTTGTATGTATCTGGCAGCGATTGTAATGGAACACCGATTACGGTCAGAGCAAAACAAGAAGGGGTTTCTCCGAAAGTGATTGCAGACCGTTATCATAAAGAATTCGAAGATTGTTTTTCAAGATTAGGATTCTCATACGATACTTACACAAGGACTGACACTGAACATCACCATAAAACCGTTCAAGAGATATTTTTAGAGCTACTTGAAAAAGGATTGATTTACAAAAAGGAAATCGAACAAACATATTGTGAACATTGTCAGCAGTTTTTGCCTGACCGTTATGTGGAAGGAATTTGCCCTGTTTGCAAGGAGCCTTCTCGCGGGGACCAATGTGATCATTGTTCAACCATATTAGAACCGCTTGAACTACTTGAAAGAAAATGTAAAATTTGTGGGAATGAGCCTACTACAAGATTTACAGAGCATTTTTACTTTTCCTTAAGTTCTTTCCAAAATGTTTTAGAAAACTTTACTCAAAAAGCAGAAGAAAAGAACCTATGGAGGGAAAATGCCATTTCTCTTACAAAACGCTATTTAAAGGAAGGTTTGCAAGATAGAGCTGTTTCAAGGGATTTGCCTATTGGGGTAAGTGTTCCAGTTGCTGGATATGAAGAGAAGAAAATCTATGTATGGATTGAGGCTGTATCAGGGTACTACACAGCTAGTAAGCTATGGGCTAAAGAAACCGATAGCGATGATTTATCATTTTGGAATTCCTCTGCTCGATCTTATTATGTTCACGGGAAAGATAATATCCCTTTCCATTCGATTATATGGGCTGGAATTCTTGCTGGTCTTGGCAAAGAACCATTACCAACGCATATCGTTTCAAACGAGTATTTGACATTGGAAAAGAAAAAATTATCTACCAGTAAAAATTGGGCTGTTTGGGTTCCAGATATTTTAGAAAGGTACGAACCAGATTCCATACGGTATTTCTTAACAATTAACGCACCAGAAAACCGAGATGCAGATTATTCTTGGAAAGAGTTCATTTTTAGCCATAATAGTGAGTTATTAGGGGCATATGGAAACTTCGTTAATCGAACTTTGAAATTTATTGAAAAGTCATTTGAAGGTGGAATTCCTGAAAAAGACATAACTTCGAAGATTCAGGATAAAGTATACCACTTATACAAAGAAGTAGGGCATTGCATTGAAAGTGCTGCATTCAAACAAGGGTTGGAAAAAGTATTCGAACTTGTTAGATTTTCGAACAAATACTTTGATGAACAACAACCTTGGAAACAAATAAAGGATGATACCGAGTCTTGCAAACAAACTCTGGCGGATTGCGTTTATCTGGTTGCAAATGTTGCTCATATCCTTACTCCATTCCTTCCTTTTTCAAGCGAAAAGGTTAAGGAAATGATCAGCACAACAAAAACCGATTGGGGTCCGTTTTTGGTTAAATCGCAGCAACTGTCAAAAGTAGAACCCTTGTTTGAACGAATAGACCCAGTAAGAATGGAAGAAGAGCTTGAAAGATTAAACAACCAAACTGTTAAGAATTAAATGGATTATCTTTATTTTTATAGTAAAATAACAACCCATATGGAGAAGTGAAGGGGGATGAATATAATGGAATTTATAAAGGGAAACGCCTTTAAAAAATAACGGGTTCTCTTTAAGGGTGCAAAACAGAAAAACACAACACTAATAGGATGCTAAATCGCAATGAATTTAGCATCCTGCTTTTTTATTATTGTATCAATATTTTGGGCTAGTTGGCATATAAAACCGCACGATCAATCACATAGTAAATAACACCTTACGAATAGATATTCTCCATCTGATAATTGCATGGCTAAAATAGATGTAAATTATCACCTGATTCCCTTGTGTTTGCAATAAACGGATAAATTCCGTTTAAATAGGTAAATACCCATGTTTCCCCAAAAGTAAGGGAAGTTTTTCCGCTTATATTATCCAAAACCTTAGTTTTTGCCTTAATGACAAGTATTAATCGGAATATCTCCGCTTATATCTCCTTATTTTGCCTCGAAATTTACAATAGACGGAAATTCTCCACTTATGAATTTTCATACCTATCTTTTGACGAATCCCTTTGCGAATTACCACGCTTTTTCGTATGTTATTTAACCTGCTTTTCCACATTTTGCACTTCAAAAGAGAACCCGTTCCTTTAAAAAAGGGGTTCCCTTTATAAAAATGAAAAAGCAACACTTACATGTAACAGAGCCTTTTAAAAAAATAGTGTTGGCTGCGTGACTCTAAACGTTTGACTCTACTCTTACTCTATCAAACCCGTTTTTAACGGCCTGTGTATATTCCTTTAAA belongs to Neobacillus sp. OS1-2 and includes:
- the metG gene encoding methionine--tRNA ligase; this translates as MSIFIGGAWAYANGSLHLGHISSLLPGDILARYYRLKGEKVLYVSGSDCNGTPITVRAKQEGVSPKVIADRYHKEFEDCFSRLGFSYDTYTRTDTEHHHKTVQEIFLELLEKGLIYKKEIEQTYCEHCQQFLPDRYVEGICPVCKEPSRGDQCDHCSTILEPLELLERKCKICGNEPTTRFTEHFYFSLSSFQNVLENFTQKAEEKNLWRENAISLTKRYLKEGLQDRAVSRDLPIGVSVPVAGYEEKKIYVWIEAVSGYYTASKLWAKETDSDDLSFWNSSARSYYVHGKDNIPFHSIIWAGILAGLGKEPLPTHIVSNEYLTLEKKKLSTSKNWAVWVPDILERYEPDSIRYFLTINAPENRDADYSWKEFIFSHNSELLGAYGNFVNRTLKFIEKSFEGGIPEKDITSKIQDKVYHLYKEVGHCIESAAFKQGLEKVFELVRFSNKYFDEQQPWKQIKDDTESCKQTLADCVYLVANVAHILTPFLPFSSEKVKEMISTTKTDWGPFLVKSQQLSKVEPLFERIDPVRMEEELERLNNQTVKN